The following are encoded in a window of Spiroplasma tabanidicola genomic DNA:
- the deoC gene encoding deoxyribose-phosphate aldolase, protein MKLNKYIDHTLLKPDATKKEIEILCKEAIEYDFATVCINPCFVSLASSILKKTNIGITTVVGFPLGSNTINTKVLELKEALNNGASEIDFVINISAVKDKDWIYVLNEFKEIKNNANSNIVKVILETCLLTKEEIIKCCELACEAKIDYVKTSTGFSKAGATFENVKLMKDIVSSRALVKAAGGIRSFDDAIKMIENGASRLGTSGGINIIKGETNNTSY, encoded by the coding sequence ATGAAACTTAATAAATATATAGATCACACTTTGTTAAAACCAGATGCAACAAAAAAAGAAATTGAAATATTATGCAAAGAAGCAATAGAATATGATTTTGCAACAGTCTGTATTAATCCTTGTTTTGTAAGTTTAGCATCAAGTATTTTAAAAAAAACAAATATTGGTATTACAACAGTTGTAGGGTTCCCGTTAGGATCAAATACTATTAATACTAAAGTTTTAGAACTAAAGGAAGCTTTAAATAATGGTGCTAGTGAAATAGATTTTGTCATAAATATTAGTGCAGTAAAAGATAAAGATTGAATCTATGTTTTAAATGAGTTTAAAGAAATAAAAAATAATGCAAATTCTAATATCGTTAAAGTAATACTTGAAACTTGTTTGTTAACAAAAGAAGAAATAATTAAATGTTGTGAATTAGCTTGTGAAGCAAAAATTGACTATGTAAAAACTTCAACAGGTTTTTCAAAAGCGGGAGCAACATTTGAAAATGTTAAATTAATGAAAGATATAGTTAGTAGTAGGGCACTTGTAAAAGCAGCAGGGGGAATCAGATCATTTGATGATGCAATTAAGATGATTGAAAATGGAGCTTCTAGACTTGGAACAAGTGGCGGAATAAACATTATAAAGGGAGAAACTAATAACACAAGTTATTAG